The DNA segment atgcaggaaatccaaatcaaagcatccctgacagatggccatccagcctctgcttaaagacctccaaggagggagactccactacactccaagggatgagtttgttccactgtcgaacagcccttactgtcagaaagttcctcctaatgttgagctggaatctcttttcctgtaacttgcatccattgttccaggtcctgttctctggagcagcagaaaacaagcttgctccctcctcagtatgacatcccttcaagtatttaaacagggctatcatatcacctcttaaataCCAACTTCTGCAGAaaccaaaagggggaaaaaaagacatacacaggCATAATGTGAACTTAGGCCTCTGTGTACTACTATCAGGATGTCTGCCTTTTTCTCTTAACTTTCCTTCTTCAGATCCTGTTCATTTAAATTGGGATTGCCCAGGCACTTAGGCCTCTTAATGATTAGATATATTTTTGAGGTACTTTGCTCCATGTCCCTGCTTTACTCTAGAAAAATAGGGTCAGTTGGACAGAAGGATTTCCACCATTTGAAAGCCCACATCCCGGAAAGTGTTTTTGCTGCGGGAGGTAGAATGTGTGTTAGTGggaagagcctggaaaagttccttttaaaagaaaataaggctTCCAGACTCCCACAGCCAGCAAGGTTCGTGGTttgaaaaaggaacttttccaagttctggtaatAGGTTCATTCTAAGGCCATCTTTGCAGCTGTTTATCTTGACATGGGCTCTTGGTCAGGAGCGGATATCTCATTCGACACTGAGCAAAGGCAGAAAATGTATGGTGAGTCAGAGGGCTGGAGAAATATTCCAAGTTTCTAAGGTTAAAGCATCAAGAGTTTTGGAATCCTGCCCTGATTGAGTCTGAAAATGCCTTGAATTCCTCAGTGAAGCACAGATGTTTAGAAGCTGATGAAACCAAGCGCCTGAGATGTTTCCAGACCTCGCTTAGGCCTGTTTTGAGTGCATCTTTGGTACATGTTTTCACAAGCATACTTTGTGTTCCCTGCGGAGGTTTTTGTTTCAGGTGTTCAGAAGAGAGTCTGACCTGATAATGTCTGACATTCTCTTAATTTCTTTTGTATCCGGTTTTTTAGCTCCATTTCAGCAGTCATGACTACCAGAACCTTAAAATAAAAGATTGAGATTCCCAAGGGAATCAGCACTTGTGTGTACAAAAAACCTTCATGAGGATTAATCCAGCTCCATAGCTAAACTGAAGAGATACTAGTCAGAGATTTTTATTGGTCATCTTACTTGCAATATGATCATTTTTGGAACTGGGGGAAGGAGACATTGTGGCTTGACAGAGGGAAAGTGAACTTTATAAAAAATGGTTGTCTGGTGGAGATGATTTTATTCTAGGCAAGAAGCTACTTATCAAACTGGTTCCATATGGAAGGAAGGCTGGAGTGGTCTTCAGATGTTTGGGTTATTTGCCTCTCCTTCATACCAAGGCTGCGCAATGCTCAACCTGGTTTGACAAACACTGCTTGGCTTTGCTGCCAAGTTCTTGTTCTCTCATCAGCCTTTCAAGCAAGCCTCCtttagaaaaaaacacaaaacaaaacacctgccTCTGAAATAAGGGCTTGGTTTTGATTATTACAGGCAACAGAGACATTGACCCTAATAGATTCCCCATTAATTGTAGGCATCAAGAAGGTAGACTTCATGACTGAAGGGGTGGCTGGCCCCTTTGAGGAGTGGCTCCTGAGCCTTCTGGAACTTGAAATCTTCTGGATTCCTTTTGGCACGGGGAGGCTTGTTTAGGTGGTAGCAACCTTGCTGTCCTCCCTTCCAGTGTTGGATCAATATGTATATGAGTCATCTCATTTGTGTGTTTTGTCTTTCTCAAGGCCTGATTTCCTTCACACGCACCTGGCCACATCCCAGTTTGATGAGATCCAGCCAAGAGGCAGAATTTCTTAACACTGTTCTGTTTCCCTTCTGCTTATAGCCAAAACTGACCCCACAAGAGAAACTGAAACTGCGCATGCAAAAGGCACTTAACAGGCAGTGTAAGCATCCTTGGGGTGGTGGGGAAAGAGGGATTCAGAGCAAGggtctcctttttccttctccctttctgtGTTTTGTCACACTTGGTTCATCTCACCGCTCTGCCTCTTCAGTTAAAGCAGATAAAAAAGCCGCCCAGGAGAAGATGATGCAGcaggaacatgagagacaggTAACTGGCAGGGATGGAATTCTGCATTTGGAAAGATGTATTCTGCAAGTACAGTGAGCTCTTAGTATCCATTGAGGTTTGGCGAATATCCTATATGGacatcaaaatccatgaatgctaaAGTCCTATTATGTAACATGaggcagcaaaatggtgtctcttacataaaatggcaaaatcaaattaaacttgaatctgtggatatggagagccgacTTTATAATAAACTGGCATGCAGCTGGAATGCAAATTACAATGGCTAGTAATGGGAGACCAAGGGAGTGAGTGGTTGGGCAACTGAAGCAAGAATTAGACAGTCTGGTCTGGTTGTGTTTGTACTTTCTTCTCTCTTGGTGACCTATTGGAGACGTTATGTCTCATTATAATGAAAATACAATGTGAAGTAGGCTCATGAAGCATATGTGGGGCTGTGCTTGGATCGTGATCATGTTTCCTGCAGTGATCAATCAGATACCTTTGAGAAGCCCAGAAGCAGGATATGAGTGCAAGTGTCCACTGAGGACCAGGAACTGAAAGATCTTCTAGCCTCCGCTGTTTCATTGATGAAAATGTATTATTACCTAGCAATCTGCAGTCCAGGAATTCAGATCTGCGTAATTTTATTTGCAGAACTGCCACTTTCTCACTCTTGCTGCAGAATGCTAAGCTTTTTGCTTCAAACTGGTCATTGTTGGTATTTCCTGTCATGTTTGGCAGTTGTCCTTCTGCTGACCAGTGcaccttttcctctcttccagGAGCGAGAAGATGAGTTGCGTGCCATGGCTCGGAAGATCCGGATGAAGTAATGCCTCTCATGGTTTTCTTCTACCCTCGACGTCGAGTGGTGGGAAATGCAGTGAGGGAGGGGAATGAGCCAGTGGTCTCCTTTTGCTGACCTGCAATCTTTTCTCTTTACAGAGAGCGCGAGCGTCGGGAGAAGGAGCGGGAGGAATGGGAACGACAATATAGCCGCCAGAGCCGCTCTCCTTCCCCACGTTACAGTGAGTGCCTAGTACCAAGAAAGGGTTGTGTGTGGTGTATGGAGCATAGGAGAAATAGTGGTGGCAGCAATCCCACACAGGCAGCTGTGATAATCTCAACCTTTCCCTCCTGCAGGACTCACTGTACTTCTGGAGGGGGCTTTCTTCCAGTAGAGAGATGGAGTTTAGAAAACCTTCTCGCTATGTCTTTGTAGGGAGAGGGTTGCATGCAAGCTTCAGGCCAAATAATTCCATGGTCTCTAACCTCTCCCCACCAGCCAGCCCAAATACCTCCAGTTCCCTCtgcaatccctctcaaaatggcaacaggaagtgatAATGCCTCACTTACTGTTGCTATTTGGAGAGGAATTGCAGAGAGAACTGGAGGTATTTGGGTAGTACAGATCAGGTGAGGGGAGTCTTTTTGCATAGTGTTCAGCATGAGTGTGGGGGATGTCTGTGTGTTTTGGGTGCAAAATTGCTCTATCCTCTTGGGAGAAATTATTTCTCTTAAATAGGCAGATTTGAATTTGATGGGATGTACTCTGGAGATGCAATTAAAAGTTTTTTACATATTTCCCCCTATTTGTCTTGCAGGTCGAGAATATAGCTCTTCAAGGAGGtaaaatctgctttttaaaaatccattcaaTTTGTCTGAAGCGGTAGGCCTAGCAGACCTTTTACCAAATAACTCTTCTGCAGCAGAGGAGTGTGGATGGATGTTCTCAGTTGACTTTCTTTTGAGTCAGTTGATGTATTAAGCCAACCTATTCCTTCTGGGAGTTATGGGAATTGCACCTCTGCAGCACATCTGAGAAGGATAAGGTTGGCGAAGTTTCCATTAAGCACTGTttcccagtgcagatgctgcTAAAGAAACCTCTAGTGAgatagaagaggaagaggaaatgggCAGGCTGGGTGAGATAGATGAGGAAAGGGTTTTTGGGTGGGGAGGCTTAAAAAGTTCTCTAAAATGTTCTAAAAAAATCCTTATTTGTCAGAGGTTTCAATAACTGAGATACACCTGTAGTAGGGGTATTCCCCATTTTTATCCTAACAGCCGTACAAGTTACTGTAGATACAAAAGACAACATTGCCTGTGGCTACACTTGAGGCATGGTCACTCAGTAGTGTCTTGCTACATTGCAGGGCTTTTCTAAGTGCTTATTAACTAAGGATTTGCTTAAGTATGATAGAAAAATGCAGCCATTTCTCTTGTAATTTGACCTGTCCTTCTGCCCTTTCTAGGCATTCACGGTCCCGATCTCGGAGCCCTCACTATCGTCACTAGGGGTCATTCCTGGTGCATTGTTGTGTTGGCAACCCCCTCCCCTATTTCATCTGGCCCCTTGTAACCATGCTGTGTAATAATGCTGTATATTGCTGGTTTTGATTTTAGGttgtcaaaaaaattaaaaatcctaaaaaaaaaccccaaagtggCCTTCTGACTGTGTGTACCCATAATATTATCTTTCCAAAAACCCATTAGCATGGGCTTTTAAGAGCAAATGTGTCTTCCTGGTCTCTCAAGGCTGTGTGgaattattttggggggaaaggtaagGTGGAGAGAGGCTTTTGCAATGACTTACGATGTGCAAGTGAAGACAGAACGCTTTCTTCTTCACTTGTACTGTGAGAAGTCTGTGTTTCATGCCTCTTTTGCTATTGATGGTTTTTACTGTGTATTGGAAGATTTTTCTATTACATTTTGTGTGTGACAGAAGACTGCTATGAAAGTATAAAAGAATAAATGTCATGGTCATCCCAATAAAACCGATAGAAGGCAGATGAAAGAATGAAATACATCCCATGGCCCTTCCTTAACATAAAGAATTTGCTGCCATAAAACAACCAGTACTTTGGATAGTTTCTTGAGAAATTTATGGGAGAGTAGTTTGAAAGTGATCATTGACAACTGGATACAGTCTTTCTGGCCAGGGAGATTTCCTTACATGGAATTATAAGAGTTGTGGTCATATCTGGTGGCCCACGCATTCAGTGGTGACAGAATGgtaactgtcagggatgatggatgAGCAAAGTGGCTGAAATCCTAAACTGCACACTGTTACAGGGCTCCACTTGTTACCATCTCCTCCCTTGTAATTGACAGGAGGGAAGCAAGTGAATCATACAGAGATGCAGCAGGCAGCCTGTTTCCACATACCACACTCCATCCTGCTTTCTGCAGCTCTCAAAGGACCAAATGCATGTTTATTACAAAtgcttttaatattaaaaaggaagCTGGGATGGGGTAGCTTTCAAAGCTCAAAAGAGTACGCTATGATGTCTGAGCAGCGGAGAAGGGCTTCCCTCTGTGTCCCCAGTGGCGTCTGTAGTTCTGAAACTTGGAAGTTCAGGATGTCAATGTCTGATGCTCCAAACAAGGCAGTGACGCTCACCCTCTCATACATGGTGAAGCTGACAGGCCGTCCAGTCATAGCCAAGAGGCTGCGCAGGTAGCGTTCCCGCAAAGCCACTCGGCTTTGCTGCTCCAGTTCCAGGTCTGCCTTGTTCTCATAGCCCACGGAGGAAAGGCTGGCAGGACCAAGCGCTTGGAAGCGAAGAGAGTTGGGATCGAAGCCACGGCTTCCATCAGGTCCTCGGGGCAGGCGAGTAACGGCAACTGGGACCTTCATTTTGCAGCTCTggtgaaaaaaagagagacagatgTGGCTTTACTTTTCATCAAATCTCAGCTGTTTTAAGGTACTGTTCAGAAAAGATGCCACCTTCTGATGCTACATAAAGTAAAATTCGCAGCAGGATAAACATGAAGTACTAAACCAGCTTcatcaaattttttaaaaatcccatcgACTTCAGCAATCTTTTAACAGTTGTGTTACAGCTCAGACCACCAAGAGTCCACAAGTTTCATACAGTGTCCTACACAAGCAGCTTGATTTGGGAGGATGAAGCAAAAGCAGCAACATATGAACCAATATGGCAACATTTTGGACTTCTGTTCTTTACTGAGGATTTGAACCATGTCAAG comes from the Sceloporus undulatus isolate JIND9_A2432 ecotype Alabama unplaced genomic scaffold, SceUnd_v1.1 scaffold_23, whole genome shotgun sequence genome and includes:
- the LOC121917555 gene encoding gem-associated protein 7-like isoform X4, which codes for MDDDEEGKEKRSCKMKVPVAVTRLPRGPDGSRGFDPNSLRFQALGPASLSSVGYENKADLELEQQSRVALRERYLRSLLAMTGRPVSFTMYERVSVTALFGASDIDILNFQVSELQTPLGTQREALLRCSDIIAYSFEL
- the LOC121917555 gene encoding gem-associated protein 7-like isoform X1, which codes for MPSQSPRCLMVIPSSPWHSLSSFLPRLANERRRLLALRQSVRAQPALPVEMPFSLLSGCDVNQARGLSQNKQVVSCKMKVPVAVTRLPRGPDGSRGFDPNSLRFQALGPASLSSVGYENKADLELEQQSRVALRERYLRSLLAMTGRPVSFTMYERVSVTALFGASDIDILNFQVSELQTPLGTQREALLRCSDIIAYSFEL
- the LOC121917555 gene encoding gem-associated protein 7-like isoform X2, yielding MLVLQCWRRLNHPILQAPAATSGSCTFCKLQVLPWISCKMKVPVAVTRLPRGPDGSRGFDPNSLRFQALGPASLSSVGYENKADLELEQQSRVALRERYLRSLLAMTGRPVSFTMYERVSVTALFGASDIDILNFQVSELQTPLGTQREALLRCSDIIAYSFEL
- the LOC121917555 gene encoding gem-associated protein 7-like isoform X3, coding for MWPDQQDGRQGGGEKSCKMKVPVAVTRLPRGPDGSRGFDPNSLRFQALGPASLSSVGYENKADLELEQQSRVALRERYLRSLLAMTGRPVSFTMYERVSVTALFGASDIDILNFQVSELQTPLGTQREALLRCSDIIAYSFEL
- the LOC121917555 gene encoding gem-associated protein 7-like isoform X5, with the protein product MKVPVAVTRLPRGPDGSRGFDPNSLRFQALGPASLSSVGYENKADLELEQQSRVALRERYLRSLLAMTGRPVSFTMYERVSVTALFGASDIDILNFQVSELQTPLGTQREALLRCSDIIAYSFEL